gattGGGCATGTTCCCCAGAGACATAATTCattgaggaaaaaagaaatatttaattcaagttGATGGACTAAAATTGGCAGGGAGAGTCCTAAAATAACACACTTGTAAGTATCACAGAGGGAGGCGCTAGCTACTATGGTTTTAGGAAAGGTACAATGATGGGAAGTACATTATCTGGCTGGGGTCTGTTGacacgactaaaatttcaatgaAGGCACCAAAGTGCAGAATATAGCATAAAATTTATTAGACATATACAATTCAAACTCAAAAGTTAAGCTTATATTTGACCTattttctttcaattaattaagcaagagtaaaattcaaaatgaaagaTAGGAGGTACATCTTCAAATGACTCATGTACAAGACAGATTCTACCTTTTTAAAAGCTGTGCCAGTGGTTtcttatgtatacttcctgtgtacaccGGCTATGCTTAGTTCATTCAAATCtataatatttatctcttactcataaaaaaaaaaaaaaaaatctgtgccAGTTGTATCCCACCCCATGCCGatctttttagattttaatgtgCCATATGtttgatatttgttttttcaCCTCTGCATGTACAGATTACAGAGATGCTGCTTTCACATCATAATTTATCTGTTGTCTGAATCTGATACTCTTGTAGATGGAACAACAAACTTTGCTCACGGTTATCCTAGCTTTGCTGTTTCTATTGGAGTTCTATTTCGAGGGAAACCTGCCACTGCTGCTGTGGTAGTTAAAGCATGATTTAAATTGTTTATGACTTCTTTTTGCATGTGTGATTCTATTGGGTTATCAGCTGCAAAGTACATGATCAAGTACCTCTGTTTGCTAATGCTACCAAATACAATATTAACACTGTTAAGTTAGCAATATAAAGCGAACGTGATACTTTAGTCAAATACACGATTCTAGAATTTTTATAGGATATTCCACTGACGTGAGGGAAATCTAtgagttttattaaattaaatttataaattttaacacTACAGAGAGCATGAATATGTTCAATGTGAAATAACATGAGTCAATACTAGAAAACAAATTTTCGAGAAAAAGCATCCGGTGAGGTTCAACCATGAAAGTAGCTTCCGTTTGCAAACTCTTCAGTCAAGTACGTTTTAATGGAGTAGAAAAATATTGATAGGCAACAGCATTAGCCCTCAGCTTTTCGTAGAAGACATGGAGTACATTTTTTTGCTTAATTGTTGGCATAAGAAGATCAGTTAGCGGATATGAATTTCAGGTAGAGTTTGTTGGGGGCCCAATGTGTTGGAACACCCGCATATTTTCTGCAACTGCTGGTAAGAaagttttgattagttttatcacctgcttcattttatttttaagtaaataCATCGGTGGTAGAAATTAATTTGCATGATGATAGGTGGGGGAGCATTCTGTAACGGTCAAAAAATTCATGTGAGTGAAAATAATCGGGTGAGtgaccatttatttatttttatctttagcATATGAGTTTGTGtcattatttaatttaagtagATGGCCCCAATTTTCAGGCTGTTGAATTTTGTGTGATACTGGTGGCGTCACATGACAAAATGATGTACTGAACATTTATTGTCAGTATTATGTCAGATATTTTCTTATGCATCTGTGTTTAAGGCACTTGCTGAGGCATAGGCTTTAAATACCTTGAAAGTTATCTCTTATTTGTCACAAATCCTTCATTATgttgcttcttttcttttaatgagaATGCTCatgaaagaaattttgtttGAGAAAATCAGATAAAATGgactgacaaaaaaaaaaaatcagataaaaTGGAGGACTATTTACAATATGCTTAATGATTTTTCAAGGGAAGTCATACTCACGTTTGTCCATCTGTTTTAAGGTGGAGCAATCCCTTCTAGTGACAGGGTTTGGGTATGAACATGATGACCCATGGGCTACCAACATGGATTTATTTAAAGAATTCACTGATGTCAGCCGggtattaattttttcttttttctttcactgatAAGCTGTTGTCAAAATAATTTGgatatcctctctctctctgcctatGTTTTTTTCCGACAAATCATTTCAATGTTAGGGTGTAAGAAGGCTTGGGGCCGCTGCAGTGGACATGTGTCATGTAGCTTTGGGGATTGCGGAAGCCTACTGGGAGTATCGTCTAAAGCCATGGGATATGGCAGCTGGAGCTTTGGTAAATCTTGTTGCTTTCACAAATGGCTTTGATAGATTTGCgtgaaaaacttttattttaaactggTGAAATAAGAAATATCGCAGAGAAAACCTGTGGGAAAGTCCGAGCCCTTGACTGTTGGAAAAATTCTCTTTGATCATGTTCATGTGCACGCCCTCCCCAGCACTTCTCATGCGTGCCAGttctgtttatattttatatcttttctATGTGTTCATTTTTTCTGTCAGATTCAATAGAATGGGGAAGGGGGGAGAGGGAGAGTGTAACAGAGGAATCTTGCTGGCTCTGTGGAGCGAGAAAGGTTCCTACGTAGAACTGAATTAGAACAgggtaatgttatttttttctagTCCTGGTGGTAGCAAATACTGGCAAATTGGCAATTACCTTTTGGTTCTGTTGTTTGACCTCCTTCCCATTGCTTTGGCCAGTCATTCTCTGTCATGTTCTGCAGCTGCCAACGGAAGTCCTCCCCAGCAGatagaaaaattatttcaagGATATTTTTCTTTTCGACGGCATTCAGGGTTCACATATGAAGCATGAAATGACAGAATAGGTTTTTAAATAGAGAAATAGAGGTGTCTTATGAAAGTTTCTAAAAAGAAATTAGGGGGCTGACATGTGCTTGACATACTGTCATCAGGTTGAACAAGCTACATACATTAGATgctattttagatttttaagtGTAAACTAAGGTGTACTCACAAAAACATTTAAATGAAGGTTAGGGTGAGCATGGGTGTGTGTTGTCAACATGTGCTTTGCATGCCAACTTTTATTGGGTAGAACATCCCACGAATAACTTAAACTTAGGATTTGTTGAACGGTTGTTTTTATACTATATAGAAGTTTGAAAGATATCCTTCCAGAGACCCCCATTGACAAATCTGAACACGCTTCATTCAGTTTACTGTGCTAGAATGTTCTCCAACGAAATTGCTTATTTGAAGGAATTACGATGAATTATGATGTTTGAAATGTTTTTTGTCAAAAAACAACTGCAATGTTCAAAATTTGTCTGTCTTCTTATgctgttgaatttttttattcctCTAAATACAGATAGTTGAAGAAGCTGGTGGCACAGTTACTCGCATGGATGGTGGAAAGTTTTCCGTGTTTGATAGATCTATTTTAGTATCCAATGGTGCACTGCATGAAAAGGTTAGTTGTCACCGGTTGTTTTGCCATAATCCTGTATTCAATATTAACATCAATTAGTTTTCTTAGAGCTAACATGTAATAAATCTTAAGACTGTTGGCGTAGTAAACACTGCCTCCTGTATTCTTTTCCAATTTCctaattgggaaaaaaaaaaaaaaaaacaaagaagtgactgaagttttattttgcattttatttcttgGAATTTTCACTGTGTATTTGCAATATCTTTCTTTCTCAAACTAGTTAAGAATTCTAGAATTTCCTTTCCATGCTATCCAAGGTCAGATACAAGCTGACTTAGACTCAGAAAActtaattaccaaaatataaaaccaaagaCTTTTTTATATCCTTCTCTCAAAAAATTTGGTTTGATGGACAACTATTTGAGTATCATACTTTAAGCAGTTAAATTTATTACTCATTAACTTCTTTTCATATTCTGTGGGGATTTAACATGAAGATCTGGGACCATTTCATTTGGGTGTCTAATGTTACATATCATCATTGAATTGCAACAATACTTTtgatgtaaaataaaattacataagcCCAAAGAAACAAGATAGCAGAATATTTCATTAGTGTTTGCCcaggttttttttaatttcttagttTTTTACTTCTTCTAAAATGCAGCTTTTGGAGAGAATTGGACCTGCAACAGAGAAattgaagagaaaagaaattgatTTCTCATTGTGGTACAAACCTGAAAATTATCATGCAGATCTTTGAGCTACCAAGATTTCTGTCTTCTGTTGTCAACTCTGCTAGAAAGATTTCTGCAGTGCAGGTGTGGTCCATTGTAATCTGAATTATTGTTACTTCTCTTGCAATCTCCAAACTGTTACGGTTCCCTTTGTTTATTAGTCAATATACTCTAGCTTGGTAGCTTGCAGATCATAAGATACAGTCAGCATGGTATATtgtcatatatttgaaactatcAGATTTTCTGGACAAAATGTTTAACCTGCTATATCATTGTAATGTGAGTCGTGACCAATATGAAATTGGATTAAATGTACACTATGTTTATGAACTGTAGGCTGTCTCCTGCTATAGATAAacttatcctctctctctctcactcacacacacacacacacacacacacacacggtaTTTTACCCATTGTAATGGATGTTTTCTGAAATGAAAAATCCCCATAGTTTTAAGCATTAAGCTTTTGGAACTTCACTGTTACCTTATATTTCCTTCATTAGTTGCAGTAGCGTAGAATGACCAGCTGAAAAATTCTGCATGGGTTGGAGAGTGGATGGACTAGATGAAACTCAGTTGTAACAGGCTGGAAATGACTGTACTGGCAAGAAAAAACTCTTCATTGTGTTGACCCAGTTATAAACAGCATGAAACTGCATATGAGCCAGCTAGAATGCCTGAAGTGGATCGATCGGATTGAGATAGAATGATTTGGTGAAGTAGGGTTGACCTGATTTGATCTCTATGTTTGTCTGATCCGATGGATCTAGGTTTGCCTGATTTTACTCAACTTGAACCAGACAATAAACTAAATGCAATCAAGTTttgtaaataagtaattaacttgaatatataaactatttctttcttttccaatgTGAGCCGAAAGATAAGATGTGCTACTAACGCGTTTATACATTCTGATTAAATCAATCCATCAATGAGTCAAAACCCTGGATAGGAGAACAACTCAAACATGGATAGTCCAACTTGAGAAATAAGATCCTTTCCTTATAACCAGACAGGGATCCTCTCTTTTACAACAAACCGAGATGGAATTTTATTCTGCAATCTTCACCTATTAATGTTAGCCACAACAGTTTCAGCGGGCAACTTGGGTAACAACACACAATAACAGCGAAGGATAACACTGTTTACAACATCGATAGCAAATGAATATCTGGATTGAGTATGAGAAGGTAGTGACTGGGACCCCGCATTCATAATGATTCCAAAGAACTTCATTTGTATAATTggctagtccttttggagtatagaccTAGATGTGGCCTGGCCCTTCCTTGAGTCATTATAAGTGGCATTAGAGATAAAACCCAACCTAAGTGTGGGACTTAAGCCGTGCCACCTATGATAGATGGCCCGACGAGGATGTTGGGGATTTGACGGAGGGAGATTGTAATACCCCAGATTGAGTATAGAAGTGGTAAATGGGATCCCATATAGCTTGAGAAAGAGAACttctttattataataatttttaaagggCTCAAATTCTATCATTGATTAGTATTTTTGAGGTATACACACAATGTAGCATGCGCGGCTCTCTTTGACTTGTTACAAACAATAACAACACCTCAACCACCACGGGTATTAGACATTGTGATGACCAAGACTGACAAAGCATCAAATCAGGATATTGACTACCTCTGAGCATTGCCATAACCACACAACTGCTAGACGTTGAGACTTGAGTGTCAATGGTGGACCATCCTTCCATCAAGGGTGTTGGTCATGATGAAACTTGATGCCTGGCTGAGAAGAAAAATACCACGAAAGGAAAAGGGAAGGGATAgaaaacaaaggaagaaaagaaagaacataaaaaaagtgaagaaaataaagcCTAAGGTCAGTGCTTTGATACTATGTTGATGTTAGGTTAAGAGAGATTGAGAAAGAAATGTAGAAAAAGTGATGAAGAGGATTATCACACTTACTCCAACTTCCCACTTAATGTATAAGAGAGGAAGGGAGAGAGAtgcacacacatatacataaaTTGAAAAACACTAAAGAACTTGTATACCCATACTTAGTCTACTTCTTACAATAGTAAcctctaaaatattttcttttgtattttcccACTTATTCCCTGTGGATTTTCTTATATTGTGCTGTAGATTATGTCTTCTCATCTTCCACCTCTTTTCCAGATTTAATAGATTCTTTAAGGCAGGATATTTTTGCCTGGTTCCTCTTTGGGTTTAGAGTCATTTGTATCCTTGCAGGGTCCTTGGGTTGCTTTAAGTGgttttaatgatattttcatTATTGTGTTTCCTATATGGTACTGTTTGGAAGGAAATTTGCCTGACTTTGATGTAGAGCCATGGATTGCAGGCAATTCACAAACTCTTTTTGGATGTGGAAGGATTCCAGAGAacttgagaaagaagaaaattagagTGAAGGGAGTGTGGTTACGATGCTATTGCCAGTGAAGGATCTAGAAGATGCTGGAGGAAAAGATGATGTTTAGCccccttttttttccttagtcACCATGTATTAAGTCATGGCATGATGAATCACTGGAAAGCATACATCAGTAACTTTTTGTACCCATCATAAGAGCAAGCATGCTTGTGTTTTGTGATTGTGTTTCTGGGTATATTTCCCTTCTCCATGTGTAAGGATTGTTAGCTTTACTTTCTCCGACAGAATTATTTGTATATgggatttatatatgtatgatgCAGTATGGTCATGAAATTTCATTTTGCTTATCTACACACAGATATTCTTTTCTCCATGTTTAGAGTTTCTTTTGAAGACATAGAAGTGAAGTCTTGCTTAGCGATTTTGGTCCTTTTCTGGGGGTACATTTAATTGAACTTGGTATATTGAAGCTGTAGAAGTTGTTTGTATACTGAAAACTATGCAGTTGGGACTGACAACGAATACCTTTTAGAGGAAAGATAGCTCGATATAATTTGTGTTGGCTAATGCGACCAGTTGTAGAATAAATGTGCATTCAGTAAAGCAGGATGTTGGGTATGATACCAAATGATAAGCATTTCTTCCATTACTCTTTTCCCGGTTATTTATTACATACGTAATCTTTTGTCCTGCTTTCACATTCATAGGCAGAGAATAAGATCCGAACACGCTGGAAATATGTTGTCCATCATTTCAGAACTCTAGTATTTCGGCCTAATGGTAATGCCTTTGACGACAAGCCCTCTTTTCCAATCCCCAACCTCGTATTCATAGATTGAGAATTCTATCTCTCCTGTATTTTTTGGTGATGTTACAAACTCGCCAACTGGGATCTCAATCCAATCCCCTCTTggctttttcatcaaattttctttACGTTCTTGCTTGTTTCCATCTGGTAGGGTGAGTCTGACATTCACTGGAACTTCCCATCCATAAGCTGGATCTTTCAACTTTACCACAAATGCTAGTTCATATAGAGTTCCTGGCGAGAGGTTTGCAGTATGAAACTTTCCACGCACTTCTAGCCAACATACATTTAATAGTTCAGCAACATCAATGACTTCATCACTGCAGTGTCAGACCTTATAATGGTTAGCAACTGAACTGTGAAAGACTGAGTAATTCTATCTTTGTACGACCTCTTTGACATGAACTAATTTACTACCAGAAAAGTCCAGATCTTATGTTAATTTTTTCCTCTGTAATAGATGAAACAACCTCACGAGATTAACTTCAAGCCTTTACAGCGTATTGGCCTACAGCATCACTATTCACTTTCAATGGTTTTATGCATTTAGCTTGGAGAGTGGCTTGGCATATTCTGTTCCAACAATAAATGTTTTAGGAAAAGGGAAAACACGTGACAAGAATAGAGCTTAGTGCTAGGTACCGGGTTTCTTGAATGCTTCTCCACTGCCAATAACGTTTGTCTTCAATCCAAGTGATTGTCAGATTTCTTGCATACAAGAAGAAGCAGTTGTTGGAGTTCTTGTCAACCCAATATTTCtgaaatagtagtaatgagaAAGACGATGATACCAATCGTAGGAAACccaaaagtaaaagaagaaCAAGACAAATTAGGAAAACCAAAACCAAGAAGTGGGTGCTCTATACACTTGCCTTTCTCTTCTGGTTTAAGAGGAGTCCAGAACAGAGCTGATCATAAAGCTTGTCCATGGAAGATCTGTCGATGGGGGAATCCGCATCTCTCAACAGGACTTCGTAGTTATGCGGGGGTTTCAGTTTGTGCTGCGCTGCTGTTTTATCCACTTCCTTGGCTCTGGTGGCACTGTTTTGAGTACTGGGTTCCTCATTTTGCCGTAGCTCATGAGAAGACCCTGTCCCCATCTCTTCAGAGTCTTTTCATTCATCTACTTGCTTGAATGCTACCATTTTATAGCCTTTCAGGGCCAAGTTAGTCATTTGCGTTGTGatctataatttatatttacctttatttttctattactattattttatcaatGAATTTTCTTCGGAATAATTCACATGCGCTGGAAACTGAACCCCGTCTAAGCTTGCATGATTCGGTTTCAACGGTTGGATTAAGACATGAATTGCCATGGACCGATCGATCGGGGTCCCCAACTATTTTTTAGTGatattaagaaattaagaatCACAATTATCTACACTTAAAACTTTAGTTTCTTTATAATTACTTCAAATATTGAATAGCAATTTTCCacacaaaattgaaaaataaattaataaataaatgcaaaatcaaTCCGTAAGGTTTTATTTCGTTATTGAACTAAACTTAACTAATCTCAAACCAATAATTGATGAGACCAactactttttcaatttatcataaaaatgttaaactcatatcaatttatttcattcttcttaacctaaaaagttaaaccatctcaacttaaaaaaattaaacatatctCAGTAagacttataaaatattattatttacaattcaCTCGTCCAAGTGTTCAATTTTCGCTTAGGACGTACAGCATCTTTTTAGTTTGTTGATGAGAATGATATATAAAAGTGGTCTTCAAAGCTGCACGCACGTAGAAGAACATATTCGATTAGGATGGCATGCATTCAGATCATCATGAGATATTCTTTAAACCATTAACTCTAGATCAGATTGCTACGAACAAGATTTTCAGTCAGGACCACTAGAGCTGGCAGCATCCAACACCGAAAGCTgatcgatagaatcatttggGTAATTTGCTAGCCAATGCTTATTCCGTTtcaaaaaagtaaatgatatgTTTATTctgtttgctttttattttccttgtttttttctacgtacgtgtatatatatatataattacaaaaaatt
This sequence is a window from Carya illinoinensis cultivar Pawnee chromosome 9, C.illinoinensisPawnee_v1, whole genome shotgun sequence. Protein-coding genes within it:
- the LOC122277799 gene encoding phosphatase IMPL1, chloroplastic isoform X1 gives rise to the protein MGRSMVFSPSIPLRFSQIPRSVPSPTHENPRLPLRFSKKFQHGFGGIRFLKVKPIRELCTKAVLSEIPNHKQYPKIGAQSTGTIPPSQLVEVVESAAKTGAEVVMDAVNKPRNVTYKGLTDLVTETDKMSEAAILEVVRKNFGDHLILGEEGGVIGDTSSDYLWCIDPLDGTTNFAHGYPSFAVSIGVLFRGKPATAAVVEFVGGPMCWNTRIFSATAGGGAFCNGQKIHVSENNRVEQSLLVTGFGYEHDDPWATNMDLFKEFTDVSRGVRRLGAAAVDMCHVALGIAEAYWEYRLKPWDMAAGALIVEEAGGTVTRMDGGKFSVFDRSILVSNGALHEKLLERIGPATEKLKRKEIDFSLWYKPENYHADL
- the LOC122277800 gene encoding protein PHLOEM PROTEIN 2-LIKE A1-like, whose product is MGTGSSHELRQNEEPSTQNSATRAKEVDKTAAQHKLKPPHNYEVLLRDADSPIDRSSMDKLYDQLCSGLLLNQKRKKYWVDKNSNNCFFLYARNLTITWIEDKRYWQWRSIQETRDEVIDVAELLNVCWLEVRGKFHTANLSPGTLYELAFVVKLKDPAYGWEVPVNVRLTLPDGNKQERKENLMKKPRGDWIEIPVGEFVTSPKNTGEIEFSIYEYEVGDWKRGLVVKGITIRPKY